The Pseudomonas sp. IB20 region CTGGATGCGCTGTACCAACTCACCCAGGGACTTGATGCCCTGCTGCTCCATCAGTTTGTTGAGACGACTGGATACCAGGTACTGCTTGTTTTCACCAAGCAATATGCCACAGGCTTTTTCCAGGAAGACCCGGAACTGTTCGAAATCCAAATTACCCGTAGACACTGATACCGCCTCTAAAATCGTAAGACCGCCAGGGAAAAAGCCCCTTAGCCATGATCTGCTGCCTTGATCCGGTCGACTACCCGGGATGCCAGGTCATCAGGGCGGAATTTGGCCAGAAAGTCATCAGCACCGACCTTCTTGACCATCGCCTGATTGAATACACCCGACAACGAAGTATGCAGGATGATATGCAACTTTTGCATGCGTGGATCGTTGCGAATCTCGGCCGTGAGCGTGTAGCCATCCATTTCCGGCATCTCGATGTCGGAGATCATCATCAAGAATTCTTCTTCCGGCTTCTTGCCTTCATCCACCAGCTTACGCAGGTAATCCAAGGCCTGGCGACCATCGTTGAGGGCCACCACTTCCACACCCACGGTTTGCAGGCAACGGCTCACCTGCTTGCGCGCGACCGAGGAGTCGTCCACGGTCAGCACGCGCAACGAGATCGCCTTGTGCGCCGTCTCAGCGTCGACGACACCCACCGAAATGGATTCCGAGGTCGGCGCCACTTCGGCGAGGATTTTCTCCACGTCGATGATTTCGACCAACTGGTTATCGACCCGCGTCACCGCCGTGAGGTAGTGATCGCGGCCGGTGCCCTTGGGCGGCGGATGGATCTCCTCCCAGTTCATGTTGACGATGCGTTCCACCGAGCGCACCAGGAAACCCTGGGTCTTGGTGTTGTATTCGGTAATGATCACGAACGGGCTCTGGCGGTCCTGCAAACCTGCAGAACCGGTGGCCAAGGCCAGATCAAGAATGGGGATGGTCGCACCACGGATGTTGGCCACGCCACATACCACCGGACTGGACTTGGGCATGATCGTCAGTTTGGGGCACTGCAGCACCTCCCGCACTTTAAACACATTAATGCCATACAGCTGCTTGCCATCGAGGCGGAACAGCAACAACTCCAGGCGATTCTGCCCTACCAGCTGTGTGCGCTGGTTTACTGAATCCATTACTCCTGCCATGCCCAGACTCCTACGCCAAAACCTAGAGGTACGAAGCGTACCCAACACAAAACGGCACGAGCTTTGCTATTTATTGATTTATGAACTTTAAAACGACAGTTTCCCGACGCCTGCCACGGTACCGCAGATTGCTCTGCGTCACGATGGCGTTGCTCGCCTTGAGCTCGGGCACGGCGGCCCGTGCAGATAATGTCACCTTGCCTGATCTCCTTATCGGCGTCACTCAAGGCTTTCTTGAGTTCACTGTAGAAGATTATTTGGCGACCACTCAGACGCCTGGCCGTTATGAAATCCAGGTCAGCCAATTGGACCCGCGCCTACGCATGCCAATGTGCGACAAGGAATTGACAGCCACCCTGGAAAGCCCCGCCCAGCCGATCGGCCGCGTGACGGTAAAAGTGCGTTGCGACGGCGCTTCGCCCTGGACCGTATTCGTACCGGCCCAGGTCAAGCTGTTCCGCGATGTAGTGGTCGTCACACGCCCGCTCAAACGCACCGGTATCATCGGTTTTGAAGACGTTGCGCTGCGCGAACGGGACATAAGCCTGATCAGCCAGGGCTACCTCACCTCTGTGGACCAAGCCGTCGGGCAAAAACTAACCCGACCAATGGTCACCGACCAGGTGATAACGCTCGTCCACCTGGAACAGGCTGAAGTGATTCGCAAGGGTGACCAAGTGGTGATTTCGGCCAGCAGTGGCGGGCTGATGGTAAAGATGCCGGGCGAAGCGCTGTCCAACGGAGGGATGAGCGAACAGATACGAGTCAAGAACCTCAACTCCAATCGCGTGATCAAGGCTCAAGTTACCGCGCCGGGCCAAGTCGAGGTAGCTTTATAGATCACTGGTATCAAGCGTCAGGTTTTCCTACACTGTGCGTTGGATGTCGACCTGTACAGGTTTATTGTCATTCGAGCCTAAAGTTTGTTCGGGTATGGCCGAAAACATGGCAAGCGTCCAAATACCCAGAGGTTTTTTTATCATGGTCATCGATTTCAGTCGTTTGAATAACACCCCGGCATTGCCCGGCAATACGCGCACCAGCGGTGCCAAGGACAGCGTAGAAGCCAAGGCCCAGCCAGCGCCCGCCGCCAAGACCGAACAGGCCAGCGCCAGCCAAAGCGGGGAATCGGTACACCTGAGCAATGAGGCTCAACAGTTGCAGAAGGTCACTGACTCGCTGCGCGACCAACCGGTTGTCAATAAAGCCCGCGTGGCCGAGTTGAAACAGGCAATCGCCGATGGCAGCTATAAAGTCGACAGCAACCGTGTAGCCAGCAAGCTGCTTAACTTCGAAGCCGAGCGCTAGGCAAAGGCCTGCGCAGGGCTTTTGGACGCTTAAAACCCAAGGCCAGCCATGCACCACGACGAACATTTGCTTGAACTGATCATTGATGATCTGGCGCCGACGCAACATTTGCTCGAGCTGCTGAAAGAAGAATCCCTGGCACTCTATGGCCGGGACATGCGCTTGCTGGAAGAAATTCTGGCGCGCAAGCAGTCGCTGATTGTGCTGCTGGAGCAGCATGGCAAAAAGCGCAGCGAGATTCTCATCAGCCTCGGCCTACCGGCTGATCACGACGGCCTCGCACAACTGGCTAGCCACTCCTCAGTCGGCGATCAGTTGCTGGCGCAGAGCACCGCACTGAACCAATTGCTCACCGAGTGCCAGGACGCCAACCTGCTCAACGGTCAGTCGATCCAGCTGCAGCAAGCCACGACCGCCAACCAGTTGCGCATACTTCACGGCGGAGAGCCTCCGGCCCTTTACAACGCCCAAGGCTCAACCTCGCGCCTGGTCAAGCCAAGCACCCGCAGCCAGGCCTGACACTGGTTTACAGCGCGCCCTATCCAAGGCGCGCTACATGCTGGCAAAATGCCGGTTCTTGCGTGTAGTCGTATTTTGTCTGGAGATGGAAGAACCGTGTTCAACGCCCTTAATGCGGAAGATGCCCCGCAGCCACCCAAGGTGCTCACCACGCCTCTGGAAATCGCCAGCACGTTGCGCATGCTGCAAGAAAGCCATGATCCGCTGATCATCACTTTCCACGAACGCAGCCAGCGCTTCCAAAGCTACTTGGTGGACGTTGACCGGGACAGCAAGACGCTGGCCCTGGACGAAATGATCCCCCGCGACGGTGAACGCTATCTTGAGAATGGCGAACCGTTCCGCATCGAAGGCTTTCATGACGGCGTACGCGTCGCCTGGGAAAGCAATGGCACGCTGACCATTAGCGAAAAAGACGGCCATCGCATCTACACCGGCAGCATGCCCGACGAAGTGGTCTACCATCAGCGTCGCAATGCTTTTCGCGCCGCCTTGAAGCTGGCGCAATTGGTCAACATCGAGCTGGGTGGCGAGAAACTCAAGGCGCCGATCAGCGGCAAGTTGCTGGATATCTCCGCCACCGGCTGCAAATTGCGCTTTGAGGGCGATATTTCCGAGCGCCTGCAACTGGGCCAGGTCTACGATCGCTTTATCGCCGCCCTGCCCTTCGGCAGCATGACCACCTCCGTCGAGCTGCGTTACTTGCACCTCGAAGACAAGATCAACACCACATTCGCCGGTGTGCGCTTCCACAACATGAGCGGCCTGGTGCAACGGCAGGTGGAGCGGTTTGTGTACCAGTTGCAGCGTGAAGCGCGGCGCTTTGACAAAGACGACGACCTTTAAGCCTTAAAGGTCGCGGCAAAAAAAACGGGCAGATCCTGATGGGATCTGCCCGTTTTTGCTTTCAGGGGCGTGCCCTGCTCAAGTCATGAGGATGCTCGTCCGGCCCCAGAGGCTCCGGCGGACCTTCAAAAGCCGGCTCATCCGCCGGTTGTTGCGGATCAGCTTCAGGCTCTGGGTCCGGGACAACGGTCTGCATTTGCTCCTGTACCACGGCTTCGTCTACTCGCGGGTCCAGGCACGCCACCAGCGGCGAGCTGGACATGCTGTCGGGCATCGCCACGTGGTGCAGCGGCGCATCGTCCACCTGATGCAGGTTGGTCACCGCCTTCGGCCGGATACGCCACACCAGGATCAACGCACACAGGCTGAAAAACGCATACAGCATGTGGCTGCCGAACAGCTTCATGACCACACCGGCCAACAGCGGCCCAATACTTGCGCCGATGCCGTAGGTCACCAGCAACATGGCGGTCAGCGAGACCCGACGATCGCCTTCAACATGGTCATTGGAAAACGCCACCGCCAGCGGATACAGGCAGAACTGCACCAGGGAACACAGGAACCCGGCCACAAACAGCACTTCCAAAGGCACTTTGGTCAACACCGCCAACGGCAATGCAGCCACCGCCAGGCACAAGGCAAAGCAACGAATCAGCAAGGCTCGATCATAGCGGTCCGATAACCAACCCAACGGCCACTGCACCAACAGCCCAGCAAAAATGCAGCTACCCATAAACAGACCGACTTGCTCGGTGGTCAGGCCTTGCTGCGAGGCATAGAGCGGCGCCAAACCGTAGAACGAACCGACGATCAACCCTGCGCCCAACACCGTGCTCAGTGACTGCGGCACACGTTTGATAAAGAAGCGCGGCTCCATCGGCGCAGGATGCAGGGGCGCCGGGTGAATCCGCCGGGTCATGGCTACCGGCACCAGGCACAGCGCAAAACACAGGGCGACCAGCATCAGCAACTCGAGACCGAGCTCGGGGTGCATCACTAGGATCAACTGGCCCAGTACCAGGCCGAGATAGGACGCGATCATATAGCCACTGAACACCACGCCACGCTGCTTGGCGTCCGCCTGCTCATTGAGCCAGCTTTCGATGACCATGTACTGGCACATCATCCCCAGGCCCACGATCATCCGCAGCACGATCCAGGCCGGCAGCCAGTTAATCAGGCCATGGCCCAACACCGCCGCACCGACAATCCCGGCACAGGTGGCATACGCGCGAATATGCCCGACCCGGGCGATCAGGCGGTGCCCGATCTTGCCGCCCAGCACTAGGCCAAAGTAGTTGGCCGCCATCAGCGCACCCACCCACAGGCTGTCGACATGGTCGGCAGCGAGGCGCAGGGCCAGGTAAGTACTGAGCAGGCCGGAGCCGATCAGCATCATCAAGGAGGCGAAATAAAGGGCTCGAAAAGATTTCCAGATTTGGCGCATCGGCGTTCCGAGCGGCTCCTTGCAGTGGGTGACAGGGCTATCGGCATGATAGTCCGGGGTTGCCGGGTCCGGACAGGCGATAAATCGGTATCCGGGGAATATTTTGCTTAATAGCTCAGACGTTGCCTGGCCGCGTGCAAGGTACAAAGATGGCGATAAATACATCGCGCACCTGCTGTGAACACCGATCGCCGGCAAGGTTCGACCGGTGTTTGACGAGCACCCACAAAAAAGCCCCGCCAGAGCAATCTGTACGGGGCTTTTCAGCGTTGAATTTGGTGTCCCAGGGCCGGTTCGAACGCCACCTTCCCCTTAGGAGGGGGATGCTCTATCCAATTGAGCTACTGGGACAAATGACAGCCATCGGGCCAAAAGCGCAGCGACGGACGGCGTGCATGTTAACGGCCGAGGTCGGTTTTGTCATGTCGTCCGTTGGCTTTTTGAGTGTAGGCCGATCCTTGTCGTGGGGATTACAGTTTCGCCGAGTAAACCCGGGCACTTGGCGCTATCGTGCAAATTGCACTCCTGCAAAATAGCCGCATTGCAAATTGCAACGTAGCATGACTAAAAATAACACCTAACTTATTGCTTTTATTGATATAAAAGATTGGCACGGGACCTGCAATACTTATCCTACAAAACCATTCGGCCCAGCCACTGCGGAGAACAAGAACATGAACAGCGCCCTACTGTTAAGCCTCAACGCTGTGGCCCTGGCTGCACTGGTCATGTTCCATTTTCAAGCAACCCAAGATGACGTCGCGCAAATCAGCCAGCCGGTGCCTCACCACCTGCAACAGCGTCCGCAATTGGCGGTGATGAACCCCACTGTGCAGTCGCCGATTCGTGTGGCCCAAGACACTCAGGCAGCCCCCGTCTCTGAACACTGGGTTTTCTGAGGAAGCCTTTATGACGAAACCCGCCTGGTTATTCCTGTGCCTGACCCTGGCAGCCGGCCTATTTGGCCTGAGCACACCCTCTCAAGACGGCCAAACAACAGCCCTCATAGCCGCCGGCGTCTTCGCTGGTTTGCTGGTTCTGACGCTGATCGTTGGGCGCCGTATCAAATTCGATCCTGTGCTGCGCTAAGAACCTCCTCGCGTCACCCCTTCCTACCTTATGTCGCAACGCCCTAGCAAATCGGCAAATTGCCACTAGTCTTAAATGCGAGGGCAAAAGGCCATATTGCTATAGGATGTGCGGCCTCAAACCCTGTTGTGGCCTGGACTTACGAGAAGTTCCGTCGCGGAATCACTCGTTGAAAAGTTTTCAAACCAGTCCGCAAAAATGCAAATGAGTGCTGGCATAAAGCCTTTAGTCGGTTCAATATTTGTCACAGAATTGACGCCAAGGAAATGTCAAATCTGAGGCATGATGCGGCCTCTTTGCAATTCGGGTTGAACTTTGGTCGTGAGCCTTGTCTTAACACTCATCTTGCGGCCAATTCCAAAAACCGCTCCCCTGAACTAACCGGTTAAATATATGCGCCCATTGAAACAGGCAATTTATTCCAGCCGTACGGCTGACAAGTTCGTCGTACGTCTGCCAGACGGAATGCGGGAACGCATTGCCGAGGTGGCTCGCAATCATCACCGCAGCATGAACTCCGAAATCATCGCGCGCCTCGAACAAAGCCTCATTCAGGAAGGTGCGCTGGGAGAAGAGTTGAGCATGCGCCTGGACAGCCCAGAGCTGTCACTGCACGAACGCGAACTGCTGCAGCGTTTTCGTCAGCTCTCCCACCGCCAGCAAAATGCTCTCGTCTCGCTTATTGCGCACGACGTTGAGGCGGCCGCAGAAGCCAATTGATCTGCAACTGAAAGCCGAAGCCAGCCCTGTGCTGGCTTTTTTTTGCTTGGGATTTGAGTAGAAGAAGCAAAGCGGGAGCAGATTTGCTCCCGCGGGAAGGGATCAGAGCAGGAAGATCGTCGCCAAGCCCAGGAAGATGAAGAAGCCACCACTGTCGGTCATGGCGGTGATCATCACACTGGCGCCCATCGCCGGGTCGCGCCCAAGGCGCGCCAGGGTCATGGGGATCAGCACCCCCATCAGCGCCGCCAATAGCAGGTTGAGGGTCATGGCGGCCGTCATCACGACGCCCAGTGACCAACTGCCATAGAGCAAATAGGCGACCACACCGATCACACCACCCCACACCAGGCCGTTGATAAGGCCCACGGCCAACTCTTTGCGCAGCAGGCGCGAGGAATTAGCGGTACTCACCTGATCCAGCGCCATCGCGCGCACGATCATGGTGATGGTTTGATTACCGGAGTTGCCGCCGATACCGGCCACAATCGGCATCAGCGCTGCGAGGGCCACCAGCTTCTCGATGGAGCCTTCAAACAGCCCGATCACACGTGAAGCTATGAAGGCGGTGATCAGGTTGATCGCAAGCCACGCCCAGCGGTTATGCAGGGAACGCCAGACCGACGCAAAAATATCTTCCTCTTCACGCAGACCCGCCATGTTGAGGACTTCGGTTTCACTCTCTTCACGGATCAAGTCGACCATTTCATCGATGGTCAAACGGCCGATCAGCTTGCCGTTCTTGTCGACCACCGGCGCGGAGATCAAGTCATAACGCTCAAATGCCTGCGCCGCCTCATAGGCGTCTTCATCCGGGTGAAAACTCACGGTATCGCTGGCCATCAGATCCGCAACTTTCTTGTCAGGATCATTCACCAGCAAACGCTTGATCGGCAACACACCCTTAAGAATGCCTTCGTAGTCGACCACGAACAGCTTGTCGGTGTGACCGGGCAATTCTTTGAGGCGGCGCAGGTAACGCAATACCACTTCCAAGCTGACGTCTTCGCGGATGGTGACCATCTCGAAGTCCATCAACGCGCCGACCTGATCCTCATCGTAGGACAGCGCTGAACGCACACGCTCACGCTGCTGGCTATCGAGAGCCTCCATCAGCTCATGGACAACATCACGGGGCAGCTCGGGGGCCAAGTCGGCCAACTCGTCGGCGTCCATTTCCCTGGCCGCAGCGAGGAGCTCGTGATCGTCCATGTCGGCGATCAGGGTTTCACGGACCGAGTCGGACACTTCGAGCAGGATATCGCCATCGCGGTCAGCCTTGACCAACTGCCAAAGGGTCAGT contains the following coding sequences:
- a CDS encoding chemotaxis protein CheV codes for the protein MAGVMDSVNQRTQLVGQNRLELLLFRLDGKQLYGINVFKVREVLQCPKLTIMPKSSPVVCGVANIRGATIPILDLALATGSAGLQDRQSPFVIITEYNTKTQGFLVRSVERIVNMNWEEIHPPPKGTGRDHYLTAVTRVDNQLVEIIDVEKILAEVAPTSESISVGVVDAETAHKAISLRVLTVDDSSVARKQVSRCLQTVGVEVVALNDGRQALDYLRKLVDEGKKPEEEFLMMISDIEMPEMDGYTLTAEIRNDPRMQKLHIILHTSLSGVFNQAMVKKVGADDFLAKFRPDDLASRVVDRIKAADHG
- the flgA gene encoding flagellar basal body P-ring formation chaperone FlgA; its protein translation is MNFKTTVSRRLPRYRRLLCVTMALLALSSGTAARADNVTLPDLLIGVTQGFLEFTVEDYLATTQTPGRYEIQVSQLDPRLRMPMCDKELTATLESPAQPIGRVTVKVRCDGASPWTVFVPAQVKLFRDVVVVTRPLKRTGIIGFEDVALRERDISLISQGYLTSVDQAVGQKLTRPMVTDQVITLVHLEQAEVIRKGDQVVISASSGGLMVKMPGEALSNGGMSEQIRVKNLNSNRVIKAQVTAPGQVEVAL
- the flgM gene encoding flagellar biosynthesis anti-sigma factor FlgM: MVIDFSRLNNTPALPGNTRTSGAKDSVEAKAQPAPAAKTEQASASQSGESVHLSNEAQQLQKVTDSLRDQPVVNKARVAELKQAIADGSYKVDSNRVASKLLNFEAER
- a CDS encoding flagella synthesis protein FlgN, which codes for MHHDEHLLELIIDDLAPTQHLLELLKEESLALYGRDMRLLEEILARKQSLIVLLEQHGKKRSEILISLGLPADHDGLAQLASHSSVGDQLLAQSTALNQLLTECQDANLLNGQSIQLQQATTANQLRILHGGEPPALYNAQGSTSRLVKPSTRSQA
- a CDS encoding flagellar brake protein, whose amino-acid sequence is MFNALNAEDAPQPPKVLTTPLEIASTLRMLQESHDPLIITFHERSQRFQSYLVDVDRDSKTLALDEMIPRDGERYLENGEPFRIEGFHDGVRVAWESNGTLTISEKDGHRIYTGSMPDEVVYHQRRNAFRAALKLAQLVNIELGGEKLKAPISGKLLDISATGCKLRFEGDISERLQLGQVYDRFIAALPFGSMTTSVELRYLHLEDKINTTFAGVRFHNMSGLVQRQVERFVYQLQREARRFDKDDDL
- a CDS encoding MFS transporter, with translation MRQIWKSFRALYFASLMMLIGSGLLSTYLALRLAADHVDSLWVGALMAANYFGLVLGGKIGHRLIARVGHIRAYATCAGIVGAAVLGHGLINWLPAWIVLRMIVGLGMMCQYMVIESWLNEQADAKQRGVVFSGYMIASYLGLVLGQLILVMHPELGLELLMLVALCFALCLVPVAMTRRIHPAPLHPAPMEPRFFIKRVPQSLSTVLGAGLIVGSFYGLAPLYASQQGLTTEQVGLFMGSCIFAGLLVQWPLGWLSDRYDRALLIRCFALCLAVAALPLAVLTKVPLEVLFVAGFLCSLVQFCLYPLAVAFSNDHVEGDRRVSLTAMLLVTYGIGASIGPLLAGVVMKLFGSHMLYAFFSLCALILVWRIRPKAVTNLHQVDDAPLHHVAMPDSMSSSPLVACLDPRVDEAVVQEQMQTVVPDPEPEADPQQPADEPAFEGPPEPLGPDEHPHDLSRARP
- a CDS encoding PA3371 family protein, whose protein sequence is MTKPAWLFLCLTLAAGLFGLSTPSQDGQTTALIAAGVFAGLLVLTLIVGRRIKFDPVLR
- a CDS encoding Arc family DNA-binding protein — encoded protein: MRPLKQAIYSSRTADKFVVRLPDGMRERIAEVARNHHRSMNSEIIARLEQSLIQEGALGEELSMRLDSPELSLHERELLQRFRQLSHRQQNALVSLIAHDVEAAAEAN
- the mgtE gene encoding magnesium transporter — its product is MTEVEVKKTQDSLQDRLAQVIELLQRQRVVEDLTHRQEGPHHDRVENLVHRQNLVELQRKLDDLHSADVAYILEALPLNDRLTLWQLVKADRDGDILLEVSDSVRETLIADMDDHELLAAAREMDADELADLAPELPRDVVHELMEALDSQQRERVRSALSYDEDQVGALMDFEMVTIREDVSLEVVLRYLRRLKELPGHTDKLFVVDYEGILKGVLPIKRLLVNDPDKKVADLMASDTVSFHPDEDAYEAAQAFERYDLISAPVVDKNGKLIGRLTIDEMVDLIREESETEVLNMAGLREEEDIFASVWRSLHNRWAWLAINLITAFIASRVIGLFEGSIEKLVALAALMPIVAGIGGNSGNQTITMIVRAMALDQVSTANSSRLLRKELAVGLINGLVWGGVIGVVAYLLYGSWSLGVVMTAAMTLNLLLAALMGVLIPMTLARLGRDPAMGASVMITAMTDSGGFFIFLGLATIFLL